The following proteins come from a genomic window of Tepidiforma thermophila:
- a CDS encoding S9 family peptidase has product MTQPPRLTIADVARFPRPGANVPGGLGFTPDGRAVTFLYSAEGNLVRSLWRLDLETGAREVLAGPPPATTSEGALSREEELRRERARLRELGVTSYEFATAAPAPILLVPGGGRLWVRIGDSELAPLPGSDGAIDAHLSPAGDRVAFVREGDLYVQETRGGDPRRLTSDAEDGLTNGLAEFIAQEELDRDRGFWWSPDGSRIAFIRADSRHIPEYPIVHQGRPGIDVERHRYPFAGQANALLDLGVIDVATGALTWLDLGTDRDIYIARVGWRPDGALAVQLLSRDQRRLRLLLFEGGAAPRTLIDEYQEPWINLAGETTFLKDGRIVWSTERSGFRHLELRSPDGALERVLTAGPWMVSSFLGVDEEGGFVYFAATEASPLERHLYRVPLTGDPMERLTGEPGWHTGVLAPGGEWLLDAWSSRTEPPRVIARNLRNGRTVEVHRPEALTPAGLGLVVPEFHEVTADDGTLLYGALYRPPAAKGPVPVVVSVYGGPHVQRVIDDWSLTVDLRIQYLVQQGVAVFKLDNRGSAGRGLAFEAHIHRRMGTVEVEDQVAGVRYLARLGGLDTSRVGIYGWSYGGYMTLMAMLKAPGVFRVGVAGAPVTDWDGYDTAYTERYMGTPAANPEGYRDGSAITHAHRLEGRLLLVHGMTDENVHFRHTARFIVALTEAGKEYDLLIFPEERHMPRDQRGLEYQERRVIEFLLRELRPR; this is encoded by the coding sequence GTGACGCAGCCGCCCCGGCTCACCATTGCCGATGTCGCGCGATTTCCGCGCCCGGGCGCGAACGTCCCCGGCGGCCTCGGCTTCACCCCGGACGGGCGCGCGGTGACCTTCCTCTACTCCGCCGAAGGCAACCTGGTCCGCAGCCTCTGGCGGCTCGACCTCGAAACCGGCGCCCGCGAGGTGCTCGCCGGCCCGCCTCCGGCCACCACATCAGAGGGCGCGCTCTCCCGCGAGGAAGAGCTCCGGCGCGAACGCGCCCGCCTCCGCGAACTCGGTGTCACATCGTACGAATTCGCGACGGCCGCGCCCGCCCCGATACTCCTCGTTCCCGGCGGCGGGCGCCTCTGGGTCCGCATCGGCGATAGCGAACTGGCGCCGCTCCCCGGGTCCGACGGCGCCATCGACGCTCACCTCTCGCCCGCCGGCGACCGTGTCGCCTTCGTCCGTGAGGGCGACCTCTACGTGCAGGAGACGCGGGGTGGTGACCCCCGCCGCCTGACCTCCGACGCCGAGGATGGGCTGACGAACGGCCTCGCCGAGTTCATCGCCCAGGAGGAGCTGGACCGCGACCGCGGGTTCTGGTGGAGCCCCGACGGCTCCCGCATCGCGTTCATCCGCGCCGATTCCCGCCACATCCCCGAGTACCCTATCGTTCACCAGGGCCGCCCCGGCATCGACGTCGAACGCCACCGCTACCCGTTCGCGGGCCAGGCCAACGCCCTGCTCGATCTCGGTGTCATCGATGTGGCCACCGGCGCCCTGACCTGGCTTGACCTCGGAACTGACCGCGACATCTACATCGCCCGCGTCGGCTGGCGGCCCGATGGCGCCCTCGCGGTGCAGCTCCTCTCCCGCGACCAGCGCCGCCTGCGCCTCCTCCTCTTTGAAGGCGGTGCCGCCCCCCGGACGCTCATCGACGAGTACCAGGAACCCTGGATCAACCTCGCCGGCGAAACGACCTTCCTCAAGGACGGGCGCATCGTATGGTCGACTGAGCGCTCGGGCTTCCGTCACCTCGAGCTCCGCTCACCTGATGGCGCCCTCGAACGGGTCCTGACAGCCGGGCCGTGGATGGTCTCCTCCTTCTTGGGCGTCGACGAGGAGGGCGGCTTCGTCTACTTCGCGGCGACCGAGGCGTCGCCGCTCGAACGCCACCTGTACCGCGTGCCGCTGACCGGAGATCCGATGGAGCGCCTCACCGGTGAACCGGGCTGGCACACCGGCGTCCTCGCGCCGGGCGGCGAGTGGCTGCTTGACGCATGGAGCAGCCGCACCGAACCGCCCCGCGTCATCGCCCGCAACCTCCGCAATGGCCGGACCGTCGAGGTGCACCGGCCCGAAGCGCTGACCCCCGCCGGCCTCGGGCTCGTCGTCCCGGAGTTCCACGAGGTCACCGCAGACGACGGCACCCTGCTCTACGGCGCCCTCTACCGCCCCCCGGCTGCCAAAGGGCCGGTGCCGGTGGTGGTCTCGGTCTACGGCGGCCCCCACGTCCAGCGCGTTATCGACGACTGGTCATTAACCGTCGACCTCCGCATCCAGTACCTCGTCCAGCAGGGCGTCGCCGTCTTCAAGCTCGACAACCGCGGCAGCGCCGGCCGCGGCCTTGCCTTCGAAGCCCACATCCACCGCCGGATGGGTACCGTTGAGGTCGAGGACCAGGTCGCGGGCGTGCGCTATCTCGCGAGGCTCGGCGGCCTCGACACCTCCCGCGTCGGCATCTACGGCTGGAGCTACGGCGGCTACATGACGCTCATGGCCATGCTCAAGGCGCCCGGCGTCTTTCGCGTCGGGGTAGCCGGCGCACCCGTGACCGACTGGGACGGCTACGACACCGCCTACACCGAGCGGTACATGGGAACTCCCGCCGCCAACCCGGAGGGCTACCGGGACGGCTCAGCCATCACCCATGCCCACCGGCTCGAAGGCAGGCTTCTCCTCGTCCACGGCATGACCGACGAGAACGTGCACTTCCGCCACACGGCGCGGTTCATCGTGGCCCTCACGGAGGCCGGCAAGGAGTACGACCTGCTCATCTTTCCCGAAGAGCGGCACATGCCCCGCGACCAGCGCGGCCTGGAGTACCAGGAGCGCCGCGTCATCGAGTTCCTCCTGCGCGAACTCCGGCCCCGCTAG
- a CDS encoding aminopeptidase P family protein: MNPAALVSSRRDRVARAWALERGAVLVASGLPVPIAGTDQFHEFHAHPEFRYLAGVGEPASVLAFDPATGWELFVTLPTPDDRIWTGDGPDLDALRASSGLDIRPIESLAGWLEVRRAEPLAVIGNDDLLHRPGHYRLPALERFETAHDAALAGRLSWDVAEARRAKDPDELEAMRRAAAASRAGHLLVLRTARPGMTERDLQVELEAEFFRSGGDRTAYGSIVGSGPNAAVLHFAPTRRSLNDGELVLIDAGAEVDGYASDVTRTFPAGRRFEGIQRDLYRLVYEVQRAAIAEARPGVEYRDLHLRACERIAAGLADLGILRGNPADLVEMDAHALFFPHGLGHLLGLATHDAGGCLRGRTPSDRFGLKWLRADLPLQPGYVVTIEPGIYVIPAILDDPARRETYRDVVDWDRVDALRGFGGIRIEDDILVTEEGAEVLTAGLPSDIAAIEALRQEAFDR; the protein is encoded by the coding sequence GTGAACCCCGCCGCCCTCGTCAGCAGCCGCCGCGACCGCGTCGCCCGGGCCTGGGCGCTCGAGCGCGGCGCCGTGCTGGTCGCCAGCGGCCTGCCCGTCCCAATCGCAGGAACCGACCAGTTCCACGAGTTCCACGCACACCCCGAGTTCCGCTACCTGGCCGGCGTCGGCGAACCTGCCAGCGTGCTCGCCTTCGACCCGGCCACAGGGTGGGAGCTCTTCGTCACACTTCCCACGCCCGACGACCGCATCTGGACGGGCGACGGTCCCGACCTCGACGCCCTGCGTGCCAGTTCCGGCCTCGACATTCGACCGATCGAATCCCTCGCCGGCTGGCTCGAAGTGCGCCGCGCCGAGCCGCTCGCCGTCATCGGCAATGACGACCTGCTCCATCGGCCTGGGCACTACCGACTGCCGGCACTCGAACGTTTCGAAACCGCCCACGATGCGGCGCTCGCCGGGCGCCTCTCCTGGGATGTGGCCGAGGCCCGCCGTGCGAAGGACCCCGATGAGCTCGAGGCGATGCGCCGCGCCGCGGCTGCCAGCCGGGCCGGCCACCTCCTCGTACTCCGCACCGCCCGGCCCGGGATGACGGAGCGCGACCTCCAGGTCGAACTCGAGGCCGAGTTCTTCCGCAGCGGCGGCGACCGCACAGCCTACGGCTCTATCGTCGGCAGCGGCCCGAACGCCGCCGTCCTCCACTTCGCGCCGACCCGGCGGTCGCTGAACGATGGCGAACTCGTGCTGATCGACGCCGGCGCCGAGGTCGACGGCTACGCCAGTGACGTCACCCGAACCTTCCCGGCGGGCCGCCGATTCGAGGGCATCCAGCGCGACCTTTACCGGCTGGTGTACGAGGTCCAGCGCGCTGCCATCGCCGAGGCCCGCCCCGGCGTCGAGTACCGGGACCTCCACCTCCGTGCTTGCGAACGGATCGCCGCCGGCCTCGCCGATCTCGGCATCCTCCGCGGCAACCCCGCCGACCTCGTCGAAATGGATGCCCACGCCCTGTTCTTCCCCCACGGCCTCGGTCACCTGCTCGGCCTGGCCACACACGATGCCGGCGGCTGCCTCCGCGGTCGAACCCCGAGCGACCGTTTCGGTCTGAAGTGGCTCCGGGCCGACCTCCCCCTCCAGCCCGGCTACGTGGTCACCATCGAGCCCGGCATCTATGTCATCCCGGCCATCCTCGATGACCCGGCCAGGCGCGAAACGTACCGCGACGTCGTCGACTGGGACCGCGTCGACGCCCTGCGTGGGTTCGGCGGCATCCGCATCGAGGACGACATCCTGGTGACCGAGGAAGGTGCTGAAGTTCTCACTGCTGGCCTGCCGTCGGACATCGCTGCCATCGAAGCGCTCCGCCAGGAGGCGTTCGACCGGTGA
- a CDS encoding helix-turn-helix transcriptional regulator, with protein sequence MTEQTRRSTRLIRIRDILVRRPNGVSTMELARETGYSQRTIQRDLQALETELNVPLVIENRRWRIMEGHQPLFGPVRLTLQEGRAVYFAMRLMLRSADEHDPDALTALEKVANALPKGMAEHMQRTVREYQQLPFNREATEVLCRITEAWAASRSVAIEYRSAHASEPRRYEVDPYILDHTESGTYLVGYSHTHGEVRVFKVDRIRSVEQLQREFDPVDIDELAETLRHSWGGVVLGEARYDVVIDFTPAVAARIRESYWHVSQELEALPGGGVRLKVSLPSLLEITPWVLSWGPEATVVAPDELRSRVADLLKAAAERYA encoded by the coding sequence ATGACCGAACAGACCCGTCGCTCGACCCGGCTCATCCGCATCCGCGACATCCTTGTCCGGCGCCCGAACGGCGTCTCGACCATGGAACTGGCGCGTGAGACCGGCTACTCGCAGCGCACCATCCAGCGCGACCTCCAGGCACTCGAGACGGAGCTGAATGTCCCGCTCGTCATCGAGAATCGCCGCTGGCGGATAATGGAGGGGCACCAGCCGCTGTTCGGCCCGGTCCGGCTGACGCTCCAGGAGGGCCGTGCGGTGTACTTCGCCATGCGGCTCATGCTCCGCTCGGCCGACGAACACGACCCGGATGCCCTCACAGCCCTCGAAAAGGTCGCCAACGCGCTCCCGAAAGGCATGGCCGAGCACATGCAGCGCACCGTGCGCGAATACCAGCAGCTCCCGTTCAACCGCGAGGCGACCGAAGTCCTTTGCCGCATCACCGAGGCCTGGGCCGCAAGCCGCTCGGTCGCCATCGAGTATCGCTCCGCCCATGCTTCCGAGCCCCGCCGTTACGAGGTCGACCCCTACATCCTCGACCACACCGAAAGCGGCACCTACCTGGTCGGCTACTCCCATACCCACGGTGAAGTCCGCGTCTTCAAGGTCGACCGCATCCGGTCGGTCGAACAACTCCAGCGTGAGTTCGACCCGGTAGATATCGACGAACTCGCCGAGACCCTCCGCCATAGCTGGGGGGGCGTGGTCCTCGGCGAGGCCCGGTACGACGTCGTTATCGACTTCACGCCGGCAGTCGCCGCACGTATCCGGGAGAGCTACTGGCACGTCTCGCAGGAGCTGGAGGCGCTCCCCGGCGGCGGCGTCCGGCTCAAAGTCTCGCTGCCCAGTCTGCTCGAAATTACCCCGTGGGTGCTGAGCTGGGGGCCCGAAGCGACGGTCGTCGCCCCGGATGAGCTCCGCAGCCGGGTAGCCGACCTCCTCAAGGCCGCCGCGGAGCGCTACGCCTGA
- a CDS encoding DUF3090 family protein, protein MARTHDLGHLLHISAEAIGRPGQRRFRLRVVNGAGFAASLWLEKEQLNALGDAIETVLEDEGYEYVPLPPDDAPPKLEAPQSFDIDIQLFQLSMGVNAEDRRIVLIAADGPPDADATTGLTMEFDYRSGYELRQQIAEVIAAGRPLCPLCTAPMDPGGHMCVRRNGHQREL, encoded by the coding sequence ATGGCACGCACGCACGATCTGGGTCACCTGCTCCACATCTCCGCGGAGGCGATCGGGAGGCCCGGGCAGCGCCGCTTCCGGCTGCGCGTCGTGAACGGCGCGGGGTTCGCCGCGTCACTGTGGCTCGAGAAAGAGCAGCTGAATGCGCTCGGTGATGCGATCGAGACGGTTCTCGAGGACGAGGGGTACGAGTACGTGCCGCTGCCGCCCGACGACGCGCCGCCAAAACTTGAGGCGCCGCAGTCGTTCGACATCGACATCCAGCTCTTCCAGCTCAGCATGGGCGTCAACGCCGAGGACCGGCGCATTGTCCTGATCGCAGCAGATGGGCCGCCGGACGCAGATGCAACCACAGGGCTGACGATGGAGTTCGATTACCGGAGCGGCTATGAGCTGCGCCAGCAAATTGCCGAGGTGATTGCGGCCGGGCGGCCGCTCTGCCCGCTCTGCACAGCGCCAATGGACCCGGGCGGGCACATGTGTGTCCGACGAAACGGGCACCAGCGGGAGCTGTGA
- the glpK gene encoding glycerol kinase GlpK: MTPPYILAIDQGTTSSRALIVDRTGAIVGIGQQALTQHYPQPGWVEHDPEEIWTTTLEAIVVALAQAGLAFRDLACIGLTNQRETAVVWERATGAPIHRAIVWQDRRTAGICEDVRSAGEEARVRRATGLTLDPYFTGTKLTWLFRHDPGLHRRAQLGEICAGTVDAWLTWKLTGGASFLTDFTNASRTLLFNVRRGRWDDELLDLFEVPRAALPSAAPSQSQFGFTSEEEFGSRVPITGVAGDQQAALFGQGGFAPGVAKNTYGTGCFLLSNAGPKAAVPENGLLLSLGAGAGPQGPEYVIEGSVFVAGALVQWMRDELGLIARSSDIEPLAESVPDTAGVVIVPAFTGLGAPDWDPHARGAILGLTRGVTKAHLARAALEAIALSSAELIEVMNESLPEPIRELRVDGGAAANDLLMQLQADFAGIPVLRPQSTETTALGAAYLAGLTAGIWSGTDEVAELWRPERVFEPRLGSAERHRRLREWRRAVERTLGWAAN, from the coding sequence ATGACGCCCCCGTACATCCTTGCTATCGACCAGGGAACGACCAGCTCCCGCGCCCTCATCGTCGATCGGACCGGCGCAATCGTCGGGATCGGCCAGCAGGCGCTTACCCAGCACTACCCGCAGCCCGGATGGGTAGAGCATGACCCCGAGGAGATCTGGACCACCACCCTCGAGGCGATCGTGGTCGCGCTTGCCCAGGCCGGCCTGGCGTTCCGAGACCTTGCCTGCATCGGCCTGACCAACCAGCGCGAGACCGCCGTGGTTTGGGAGCGCGCAACGGGCGCACCGATCCACCGGGCGATCGTCTGGCAGGACCGCCGCACCGCAGGCATTTGCGAGGATGTGCGGTCGGCCGGCGAGGAGGCGCGAGTTCGGCGGGCGACGGGGCTGACGCTCGACCCGTACTTTACGGGCACCAAGCTGACGTGGCTCTTCCGCCACGACCCGGGGCTCCATCGGCGGGCGCAGCTGGGCGAAATCTGCGCCGGGACTGTTGACGCCTGGCTGACCTGGAAGCTGACGGGGGGCGCCAGCTTCCTGACGGACTTCACGAACGCGTCGCGCACCCTGCTGTTCAACGTCAGGCGCGGGCGCTGGGACGATGAGCTGCTCGACCTGTTCGAAGTGCCGCGGGCAGCGCTTCCCTCAGCCGCCCCGTCGCAGTCGCAGTTCGGGTTTACAAGCGAAGAGGAGTTCGGGAGCCGGGTGCCGATTACTGGGGTTGCGGGCGACCAGCAGGCGGCGCTCTTCGGGCAGGGCGGATTCGCCCCGGGCGTGGCGAAGAACACGTACGGAACGGGCTGCTTTCTGCTCTCGAACGCCGGGCCGAAGGCTGCTGTCCCGGAGAACGGGCTGCTGCTCAGCCTCGGCGCGGGGGCAGGACCGCAGGGGCCTGAATACGTCATCGAAGGATCGGTGTTCGTCGCCGGGGCGCTGGTGCAGTGGATGCGGGACGAACTCGGGCTGATTGCCCGGTCGTCCGACATTGAACCGCTGGCGGAGAGCGTGCCCGATACAGCGGGGGTGGTCATCGTCCCGGCATTCACCGGCCTGGGTGCGCCCGACTGGGACCCGCACGCCCGGGGCGCCATCCTCGGGCTGACGCGCGGGGTGACGAAGGCGCACCTTGCCCGGGCGGCGCTGGAGGCGATCGCCCTCTCAAGCGCGGAACTGATTGAGGTGATGAACGAATCGCTGCCGGAGCCCATCCGGGAGCTCCGGGTGGACGGAGGTGCGGCGGCAAATGACCTCCTGATGCAGCTGCAGGCCGATTTTGCGGGCATCCCGGTGCTCCGCCCGCAGTCCACCGAGACGACGGCGCTCGGGGCGGCGTACCTCGCAGGGCTGACCGCAGGCATCTGGTCTGGCACCGACGAGGTCGCGGAGCTGTGGCGACCCGAGCGGGTGTTCGAGCCCCGGCTGGGCAGCGCCGAACGCCACCGGAGGCTGCGCGAGTGGCGGCGCGCGGTGGAGCGGACGCTCGGATGGGCAGCGAATTGA
- a CDS encoding glycerol-3-phosphate dehydrogenase/oxidase, protein MGSELNARDLASGEPLDLAIIGGGINGAAIARAAAAGGLRAALFEASDYGFGTTWKSTKLIHGGLRYLEHGDVGLVFESLRERAWLLQTRPYLVRPQRFLLPLLPWTRRPGWQLRIGLATYDLLALYRAVPPHRPLSRERLRELAPYLPDETRGGFSFFDARVIAPERLTWELVREARQLGAATLNHTPVVAINAPGGTVETVVVDAGGEHVTIPARAVVNAAGPWVDAVNRLGDLPPPELLGVTRGSHIVVELDGPPGHDAVFSTAKSDGRVFFAVPQDDLLLIGTTDERYDGDPSAVRPTPEDIDYLLTEGQTLLPGLDIRRERIRYAYAGLRPLQKVAGGPEAAITRRHAVIDHGKLGGAKGMYSVVGGKLSTFRPLAGDVIEAVTGRKPQRWLAAPPAGWRERLLGLDLHHPARRHLRRYGGDAAAVIELGREVLCPHAPGFEGEVRFAARNEQARTVGDVLLRRTGIGWARCRGLCCHERVAAILAEELGWSAVERDRAAAAYAAEVAYHLPVEGTA, encoded by the coding sequence ATGGGCAGCGAATTGAACGCGCGCGACCTCGCCTCCGGGGAGCCGCTCGACCTTGCCATCATCGGCGGGGGGATTAACGGGGCAGCGATCGCGCGTGCGGCTGCGGCGGGCGGGCTCCGGGCGGCGCTCTTCGAGGCGAGCGACTACGGGTTCGGGACCACGTGGAAGTCGACGAAGCTCATCCACGGCGGGCTCCGCTACCTCGAACACGGCGACGTTGGGCTGGTGTTTGAATCGCTCCGGGAGCGGGCGTGGCTGCTGCAGACGCGGCCCTACCTCGTGCGGCCGCAGCGGTTTCTGCTGCCGCTGCTGCCGTGGACGCGCCGGCCGGGGTGGCAGCTGCGCATCGGCCTCGCCACCTACGACCTGCTCGCCCTGTACCGTGCGGTGCCCCCGCACCGGCCGCTCAGCCGGGAGCGGTTGCGCGAACTCGCGCCCTATTTGCCTGACGAGACCCGCGGCGGGTTTTCTTTCTTCGATGCGCGGGTGATCGCGCCGGAACGGCTGACGTGGGAGCTGGTCCGGGAGGCGCGGCAGCTCGGTGCGGCCACGCTGAATCACACGCCGGTGGTCGCCATCAACGCCCCGGGCGGGACCGTCGAGACGGTGGTGGTCGATGCCGGCGGCGAGCACGTCACGATTCCTGCGCGGGCCGTGGTCAACGCAGCCGGCCCGTGGGTAGACGCCGTGAACCGGCTGGGCGACCTGCCGCCCCCGGAGCTGCTGGGCGTCACGCGCGGGTCGCACATCGTCGTCGAACTGGACGGACCGCCCGGGCACGATGCAGTCTTCAGTACTGCGAAAAGCGACGGGCGCGTGTTCTTCGCGGTGCCGCAGGACGACCTGCTGCTCATCGGCACGACTGACGAGCGGTACGACGGAGACCCCTCTGCGGTGCGGCCCACGCCGGAAGACATCGACTACCTGCTGACCGAAGGGCAAACGCTCCTGCCGGGGCTCGACATTCGGCGCGAGCGCATCCGTTACGCCTACGCCGGCCTGCGGCCGCTGCAGAAGGTTGCCGGCGGCCCGGAGGCGGCGATCACGCGGCGGCACGCCGTCATTGACCACGGGAAGCTGGGCGGGGCGAAAGGGATGTACAGCGTGGTCGGGGGGAAGCTCAGCACGTTCCGGCCGCTTGCGGGCGACGTCATCGAAGCGGTGACCGGCCGGAAGCCGCAGCGCTGGCTCGCAGCCCCGCCGGCCGGGTGGCGGGAGCGGCTGCTTGGCCTCGACCTTCATCACCCGGCGCGGCGGCATCTGCGGCGATACGGTGGCGACGCGGCAGCCGTCATCGAGCTTGGCCGCGAGGTGCTCTGTCCGCACGCGCCAGGGTTCGAGGGCGAGGTGCGATTCGCGGCGCGCAACGAGCAGGCGCGCACGGTCGGGGACGTGCTCCTGCGGCGAACCGGCATCGGCTGGGCGCGGTGCCGGGGGCTCTGCTGCCATGAGCGGGTCGCGGCCATCCTCGCGGAGGAGCTGGGCTGGAGCGCAGTCGAGCGCGACCGGGCAGCGGCCGCATACGCCGCCGAAGTGGCGTATCATCTTCCGGTAGAGGGGACGGCTTGA
- a CDS encoding SIR2 family NAD-dependent protein deacylase, whose product MTSTRHLLSDPAVESALRQAAALFRRSQYAVALVGAGLSAESGIPTYRGSGGVYERFSEPTIDGWELFVADPAEWWRQAIAHETSGSPFSEAIDRAAPNPGHYAMADLEHMGRLAHVITQNIDNLHAMAGSRRVTEIHGNRYRVRCIECGARERLETVNLDRLPPSCPVCGGLYKNDVVMFGEPIPRDALEECYRQTLAADLFLTVGTSAVVYPAADFPVLAKRRGAPLIEINPEETALSEIADVIIRAPAGVALPALVDLLLVP is encoded by the coding sequence TTGACTTCCACCCGGCATCTGCTTTCGGACCCGGCGGTCGAATCCGCGCTCCGGCAGGCTGCAGCACTCTTTCGGCGCAGCCAGTACGCTGTCGCACTGGTCGGGGCCGGGCTCTCGGCCGAAAGCGGAATCCCGACGTACCGGGGCAGCGGCGGCGTCTACGAGCGGTTCAGCGAGCCGACCATCGACGGCTGGGAGCTGTTCGTCGCCGACCCGGCGGAGTGGTGGCGCCAGGCGATCGCACACGAAACCTCGGGCTCGCCGTTCTCAGAGGCGATCGACCGCGCGGCCCCGAACCCGGGGCACTACGCCATGGCCGACCTGGAGCATATGGGGCGGCTTGCCCACGTCATCACCCAGAACATCGACAACCTGCATGCGATGGCGGGTTCGCGGCGGGTCACGGAAATCCACGGGAACCGGTACAGGGTGCGCTGCATCGAATGCGGCGCGCGCGAACGGCTGGAGACGGTGAACCTCGACCGGCTGCCGCCGTCGTGCCCGGTGTGCGGGGGGCTGTACAAAAACGACGTAGTCATGTTCGGTGAGCCGATCCCGCGTGATGCGCTGGAGGAGTGCTACCGGCAGACCCTCGCCGCCGACCTGTTCCTCACCGTCGGGACCAGCGCGGTCGTCTACCCCGCCGCAGACTTCCCGGTGCTGGCGAAGCGGCGCGGCGCTCCGCTGATCGAGATCAACCCGGAGGAGACGGCGCTGAGCGAGATCGCCGACGTTATCATCCGGGCCCCCGCAGGCGTGGCCCTGCCGGCGCTGGTCGACCTGCTCCTCGTTCCCTGA
- a CDS encoding alpha/beta fold hydrolase, with amino-acid sequence MTAPVIDEPRFLSYPGARRPDRHRWVDSYGVRLHVCEWGDADGPPLFLVHGGSDFAGTFDVFAPLLADAGWRVISWDHRGHGDSDHAALYSWDADVRDALSVLDSTTPDAVPVVAHSKGGGMMLQLAEALPYRLSKLVVIDGLPSRDPAPDVSDHEHRRFTQKTLAEWLDHRRAAHITLRKPGTLEELARRRKRMNPRLPDDWLRYLVTIGARRDPDGWRWKLDPAIRFGGFGPWSPEWSLHRLKELRVPLLGLTATVEEEMGWGTNHRALLPYLPPQAEIIPFENTGHFIHIEHPHRVAELVLEFLR; translated from the coding sequence ATGACCGCACCGGTCATCGATGAGCCGCGCTTTCTGAGCTACCCCGGCGCGCGGCGCCCCGACCGCCATCGCTGGGTGGACTCCTACGGTGTGCGGCTGCACGTGTGCGAATGGGGCGATGCCGATGGGCCGCCCCTGTTCCTCGTCCACGGCGGCTCCGACTTTGCCGGGACGTTCGATGTGTTCGCTCCGCTGCTCGCCGATGCCGGGTGGCGGGTGATTTCGTGGGACCACCGAGGCCACGGCGATTCGGACCATGCGGCCCTCTACAGCTGGGATGCCGACGTGCGGGATGCGCTATCCGTGCTCGATTCGACCACGCCCGACGCCGTGCCGGTGGTGGCGCACTCGAAGGGCGGCGGCATGATGCTCCAGCTGGCTGAGGCGCTGCCGTACCGCCTTTCGAAGCTGGTGGTCATCGACGGGCTGCCGAGCCGGGACCCCGCCCCGGACGTTTCGGACCACGAGCACCGGCGATTCACCCAGAAGACGCTCGCGGAGTGGCTCGACCACCGCCGGGCGGCGCACATCACCCTGCGCAAGCCGGGAACGCTGGAGGAGCTGGCCCGCCGGCGCAAGCGGATGAACCCGCGGCTGCCGGATGACTGGCTGCGCTACCTGGTGACGATCGGGGCCCGCCGGGACCCTGACGGCTGGCGGTGGAAGCTCGACCCGGCGATCCGGTTCGGCGGCTTTGGCCCATGGAGCCCGGAATGGTCGCTGCACCGGCTGAAGGAGCTGCGGGTGCCGCTGCTGGGCCTGACCGCGACGGTCGAGGAGGAGATGGGCTGGGGCACCAACCACCGTGCGCTGCTGCCGTACCTGCCGCCGCAGGCGGAGATCATCCCGTTCGAGAACACGGGGCATTTCATTCACATCGAGCATCCCCACCGGGTGGCCGAGCTGGTGCTGGAGTTTCTGCGATGA
- a CDS encoding alpha/beta hydrolase, with product MTVFLQHNRVKLALHTLREGTGPRLLLLHALGERSPAAVPGGLAEWPGAVYALDFTGHGASTVPSGGGYTAEVLMGDADVALAAIGPATIVGRGLGGYIGLLLAGARPREVRGVAILDGPGLAGGGDWPGPSVVRGVPGAHAAPDPFALVELGSDLRPREYVRRFAELATAECPVPNPVAVCGRQRPAWLQAALEVPGIVEEELGAALRRFAAAG from the coding sequence ATGACGGTCTTCCTGCAGCACAACCGCGTAAAGCTGGCGCTCCACACCCTCCGCGAAGGGACCGGCCCGCGGCTTCTCCTGCTGCATGCGCTGGGTGAGCGCTCACCGGCCGCGGTGCCAGGCGGCCTTGCTGAGTGGCCGGGCGCCGTGTATGCGCTCGACTTCACGGGGCATGGGGCATCAACGGTGCCCTCAGGCGGGGGCTACACCGCTGAAGTGCTCATGGGTGACGCCGATGTTGCGCTGGCTGCCATCGGGCCGGCGACCATTGTGGGCCGGGGGCTCGGGGGATACATCGGGCTGCTGCTGGCGGGCGCACGCCCGCGGGAAGTGCGCGGTGTGGCCATCCTCGATGGGCCGGGCCTTGCGGGCGGCGGCGACTGGCCGGGGCCGTCCGTCGTGCGCGGCGTCCCGGGCGCGCACGCAGCGCCCGACCCCTTCGCGCTCGTCGAACTCGGGTCGGACCTCCGGCCGCGCGAGTATGTTCGGCGGTTTGCAGAGCTTGCGACGGCCGAATGCCCCGTACCGAACCCTGTCGCGGTGTGCGGGCGGCAGCGGCCTGCCTGGCTGCAGGCGGCACTGGAAGTGCCGGGCATCGTCGAGGAGGAGCTGGGGGCGGCGCTCCGGCGGTTCGCCGCGGCCGGGTAG
- a CDS encoding large ribosomal subunit protein bL28 has translation MASGACDVCGKTTQFGRHIRHTHGGRWERKATKKSRTFRPNVHKHRIFFGGASLRVNICTRCLKTMTKSV, from the coding sequence ATGGCCAGTGGAGCATGCGACGTCTGCGGCAAGACAACCCAGTTCGGCCGGCACATTCGCCACACCCACGGCGGCCGCTGGGAGCGCAAGGCGACCAAGAAGTCGCGGACGTTCCGACCCAACGTGCATAAGCACCGCATCTTCTTCGGCGGCGCCTCGCTCCGCGTCAATATCTGCACGCGCTGCCTGAAGACCATGACCAAGTCCGTCTAG